A single window of Chloracidobacterium sp. DNA harbors:
- a CDS encoding MATE family efflux transporter — MSETIENDDIDEVCDDLPSSISPKTSKFDRSIVEGPLGAAVWKIAWPTMLTNAIAGMQGMVDHVLVGNLVGFKANAAIGVSYQIFLVVIVFISSLFTGMSVLVARFAGAHDEAKVNRTVYQAFLTAVFIAIGIMAPVGYFLSPILLDLVNADPGVKAEALPFLRITFVFSFGLLIYFMTSGALRSAGDARTPMTLGIAMTLLNLIFNLVLIRGLGPIPALGTAGAAIGTSLATGLVGLFAIYKMWSGNWVVGFPRGQGWGPDWKVIRSLFKFGLPTGIQGIAMNVGGVLMLSFIGSLAESAAAQAAFAISYTQLFSLVTWTSVGLMGAAAAVVGQNIGAGHPDRANKAVGVAARYGMAGSAFLGVFYFFFPQQLLAIFGMTDPEAVMIGIQLLRILAFSGLFISVALTYTGGLQGSGDTKSPLYISIISQVVIPLGVCFLIREFGHLEPIHIWLAILAGHVTRCVLSVMIFRRGKWRNIAVDIGRMEG; from the coding sequence ATGTCAGAAACCATAGAAAACGATGATATAGACGAGGTTTGTGACGACCTGCCCTCTTCAATATCTCCCAAAACATCGAAATTTGACCGCTCAATAGTCGAAGGCCCGCTCGGTGCTGCGGTTTGGAAGATCGCTTGGCCGACGATGCTGACTAACGCTATCGCCGGTATGCAGGGAATGGTCGACCACGTTCTCGTCGGCAACCTTGTCGGATTTAAGGCAAATGCGGCGATCGGGGTAAGCTATCAGATATTCCTCGTCGTCATCGTTTTTATTTCGTCGCTATTTACCGGTATGAGCGTCCTCGTGGCTCGATTTGCCGGAGCACACGACGAGGCCAAGGTCAATCGGACCGTATACCAGGCCTTTCTAACGGCTGTATTCATCGCCATCGGCATTATGGCTCCGGTCGGCTATTTTCTATCGCCGATACTGCTCGATCTAGTCAATGCAGATCCCGGTGTCAAGGCCGAGGCTCTCCCGTTTTTGCGTATAACTTTCGTTTTTAGTTTTGGCTTGCTCATATATTTTATGACGAGCGGAGCACTGCGTTCGGCCGGCGATGCCCGAACTCCGATGACGCTGGGGATCGCGATGACCCTGCTCAATCTTATATTTAATCTAGTGCTGATCCGAGGCCTCGGGCCGATACCTGCTTTAGGCACTGCCGGTGCAGCGATCGGTACCAGTTTGGCAACCGGACTGGTCGGACTTTTTGCTATTTATAAGATGTGGAGCGGCAATTGGGTCGTCGGTTTTCCGCGGGGCCAGGGATGGGGGCCGGATTGGAAGGTAATTCGATCGCTTTTCAAGTTTGGCTTGCCGACCGGTATTCAGGGTATCGCGATGAATGTGGGCGGGGTGCTGATGCTCTCATTCATCGGCTCACTAGCAGAGAGTGCGGCCGCTCAGGCGGCCTTTGCGATCTCGTACACGCAACTTTTCTCACTCGTCACGTGGACTTCTGTCGGATTGATGGGGGCGGCAGCGGCAGTTGTCGGCCAGAATATCGGAGCCGGTCATCCTGACCGTGCCAATAAAGCAGTCGGCGTTGCCGCACGTTACGGAATGGCAGGTTCTGCGTTTCTTGGCGTGTTTTACTTCTTCTTTCCGCAACAGCTTTTGGCCATCTTTGGTATGACCGATCCTGAAGCGGTGATGATCGGAATACAACTATTGCGAATACTCGCGTTTTCAGGGTTGTTTATTTCAGTCGCCCTTACATACACCGGCGGGTTGCAGGGTAGCGGTGACACCAAAAGCCCGCTGTACATCTCGATCATATCGCAGGTCGTGATCCCGCTCGGCGTCTGCTTTTTGATCCGCGAATTCGGACATCTCGAACCTATCCATATATGGCTCGCAATACTTGCGGGCCACGTAACAAGATGCGTTCTGAGTGTAATGATATTCCGACGTGGAAAGTGGCGGAATATCGCCGTCGACATCGGGCGAATGGAAGGTTGA
- a CDS encoding DoxX family protein has product MNTLLWVIQIILSLLFMFAGVSKFLTPAEEMAQNMPAFLSIGFIYFIGACEIIGSLGLILPWALKIRPRLTPLAATLLFIIMIGAVIVSAIGSPAMAIFPAITALLCGFVAWGRKK; this is encoded by the coding sequence ATGAACACTTTACTTTGGGTCATTCAGATAATTCTTTCACTGCTGTTTATGTTTGCCGGCGTCTCAAAGTTTCTTACGCCCGCCGAGGAAATGGCCCAGAATATGCCGGCTTTCCTGTCGATCGGCTTTATTTACTTCATCGGCGCGTGTGAGATCATCGGTAGCCTCGGGCTCATTTTGCCGTGGGCTCTTAAGATAAGGCCAAGACTGACGCCGCTTGCCGCTACACTGCTCTTCATCATTATGATCGGCGCCGTCATTGTATCTGCGATTGGATCGCCGGCAATGGCGATCTTTCCTGCGATAACTGCGTTATTGTGCGGATTTGTCGCGTGGGGCCGTAAGAAGTAG
- a CDS encoding SRPBCC family protein, translating into MWKKIVLTSIVVIAAIVAVFCVVVAFQTEDFKITRSATIDAPPSMVFDHLDDFHKWESWSPWAKIDPAMKTTYSGPAKGVGASYAWAGNSEAGEGKMTILESHPPNHLKVDLEFNAPFAARNIIEFGLATDADKTNVTWTMTGKNNFFMKAFSLIANMDHLVGADFEKGLAQLKQTVEADKR; encoded by the coding sequence ATGTGGAAAAAGATCGTTTTGACGTCGATCGTGGTCATCGCAGCTATCGTTGCTGTATTTTGCGTGGTTGTGGCGTTTCAGACTGAAGACTTTAAGATAACGCGGTCGGCTACGATCGATGCCCCACCCTCGATGGTCTTTGACCACCTCGATGATTTTCACAAATGGGAATCCTGGTCGCCGTGGGCCAAGATCGACCCGGCGATGAAAACGACATACTCAGGTCCCGCAAAGGGTGTCGGTGCCTCGTATGCCTGGGCCGGAAACAGCGAGGCCGGTGAAGGTAAAATGACCATTCTCGAAAGCCATCCGCCAAACCATCTCAAGGTAGACCTGGAGTTTAATGCTCCGTTTGCAGCAAGGAATATTATCGAGTTTGGGTTGGCAACAGACGCTGACAAGACCAATGTGACTTGGACAATGACCGGTAAGAATAACTTTTTTATGAAGGCATTTTCATTGATCGCAAATATGGATCACTTGGTTGGGGCCGACTTCGAAAAAGGTTTGGCACAATTAAAACAGACGGTCGAGGCCGATAAACGATAG
- a CDS encoding S1/P1 nuclease translates to MATRAIRTFILISIIAMLSFPIYAWDETGHKITAYIAWQRMTPETRDKVFKILLAAPEDSQIGAYYLHYGSRSEESRKREFFMMIATWPDIIKDKNLATRFKKYSNSNWHYADSFWTWKNGKAEMVESTDKNGLAMDKLAEFNQLIRGDASDTDKAVAIAWLEHLIGDIHQPLHTSGKVTDSNPKGDQGGNLFFLTPKGTPRAQQENLHSFWDSIVAQNVPNAKDQCDADYLDPIADEIIKLYPYSKLESKIAADKFDVWQKESLTIATTDIYKDVKFFQLPSEKYRKQAFSISEERLALAGYRMADLFNEVFGKPAAAK, encoded by the coding sequence ATGGCTACACGAGCGATTCGTACATTTATACTTATTTCGATTATCGCGATGCTTTCATTTCCGATATACGCGTGGGACGAGACCGGACATAAGATTACAGCCTATATCGCCTGGCAGCGAATGACGCCGGAGACGAGAGATAAGGTCTTTAAGATACTGCTCGCCGCTCCCGAAGATTCACAGATCGGGGCATATTACCTTCATTATGGTTCACGGTCCGAAGAGTCGAGAAAGCGCGAGTTCTTTATGATGATCGCCACTTGGCCCGATATTATCAAAGATAAAAATTTAGCTACTCGGTTCAAGAAATACAGCAACTCGAATTGGCACTACGCAGATTCGTTTTGGACGTGGAAGAATGGCAAAGCCGAGATGGTCGAGAGCACGGACAAGAACGGCCTGGCGATGGACAAGTTGGCCGAATTTAATCAGTTGATCCGAGGCGATGCATCCGATACCGACAAGGCGGTCGCGATAGCCTGGCTCGAGCATCTGATCGGCGACATTCATCAACCGCTTCACACCTCGGGCAAGGTGACAGACTCAAACCCGAAAGGTGACCAGGGCGGCAACCTTTTCTTTTTGACACCCAAGGGCACGCCTCGCGCCCAGCAGGAAAACCTGCATTCGTTCTGGGATTCGATCGTTGCCCAAAATGTACCGAACGCAAAGGATCAGTGCGATGCCGACTATCTGGATCCGATCGCTGATGAGATCATCAAGCTCTATCCGTACTCAAAACTCGAATCGAAGATCGCCGCGGACAAGTTTGACGTTTGGCAAAAAGAAAGCCTGACGATCGCGACCACTGACATTTATAAGGACGTAAAATTCTTTCAATTGCCCTCAGAAAAATATCGAAAACAGGCATTTTCGATCTCGGAGGAACGACTGGCATTGGCAGGATATCGAATGGCAGATCTTTTTAACGAAGTATTTGGTAAACCGGCTGCGGCCAAGTAG
- a CDS encoding M20 family metallopeptidase, with protein MDPTTTLTHFRERRDEMIDKIIQIVDIESPSGDVGQNLKVVEWIVKYAAESGLNVEVERVTADGFGEHLIIRAFPGNGKHILLLGHTDTVHPIGSIAKNPTRIDDGKFYGCGIFDMKANIILMIEALSYISKIGVRPPCPINILLSCDEEVGSHTGREIVEREAANAELCLVFEPSAEGRVKTGRKGTGQYLLKAHGSPAHAGLEPEKGVNAVSEIAKQVERIHAIARPDIGTTVNVCTISGGTTSNVIPAYGQCEIDVRFTTMSEAERVDSCLRSLPPFDERVRLELCGAINRPPLERTPQVAALFEKAKAIAQSFDYAIDEVQVGGASDGNFVAALGVPIIDGLGLAGTGAHMLTEHIMVGDIPDRATLVTHLIATAAR; from the coding sequence ATGGACCCGACAACAACATTGACCCATTTTCGCGAACGCCGCGACGAAATGATCGACAAGATCATCCAGATCGTCGATATTGAGTCGCCCTCCGGTGACGTTGGTCAAAACTTGAAGGTCGTCGAATGGATCGTCAAATACGCGGCCGAGTCAGGGCTAAATGTCGAAGTCGAGCGAGTTACGGCCGATGGGTTTGGCGAACACCTGATAATCCGGGCCTTTCCGGGGAACGGCAAACATATTCTGTTGCTTGGTCATACCGATACGGTCCATCCTATCGGTTCCATTGCAAAAAATCCGACCCGCATCGATGATGGCAAATTCTACGGATGCGGAATATTTGATATGAAGGCCAACATCATTTTGATGATCGAGGCTCTGAGTTATATTTCGAAAATAGGCGTCCGCCCGCCGTGTCCGATAAATATCTTACTGTCGTGTGACGAGGAAGTAGGCAGCCATACAGGACGCGAAATAGTTGAGAGAGAGGCGGCAAATGCCGAACTCTGCCTGGTGTTCGAGCCGTCGGCTGAGGGCCGAGTGAAAACGGGACGCAAAGGAACCGGCCAATATCTACTAAAAGCCCACGGCAGCCCTGCTCACGCCGGACTCGAACCGGAGAAAGGCGTTAACGCAGTTTCGGAGATCGCCAAACAGGTCGAACGGATCCACGCGATCGCAAGGCCCGATATCGGGACTACGGTCAACGTGTGTACGATCAGCGGCGGCACAACTTCGAATGTGATACCGGCATACGGGCAATGTGAGATCGACGTCAGATTTACGACAATGTCCGAGGCCGAACGTGTGGACAGTTGCCTGCGGTCGCTCCCGCCGTTTGACGAACGGGTGCGGCTAGAGCTTTGCGGTGCAATCAATCGGCCGCCGCTCGAACGAACGCCGCAGGTCGCAGCACTATTCGAAAAGGCCAAGGCCATCGCCCAGAGCTTTGACTACGCGATCGACGAGGTTCAGGTCGGCGGTGCGTCGGACGGTAATTTTGTCGCCGCACTCGGTGTTCCGATTATTGACGGCCTTGGCCTCGCGGGCACCGGAGCACATATGCTCACCGAACATATTATGGTCGGCGACATCCCGGACCGAGCGACTTTGGTCACGCACTTGATCGCCACCGCCGCCCGCTAG
- the dprA gene encoding DNA-protecting protein DprA, whose protein sequence is MKEWIALNMTPGVGPRAATKLLERFGSPGAVFHARRTELESLRIKPETIDSLIKRELEARAEQELERVKALDGDILILDDGSYPALLREIDDPPIVLYVKGDWQGCFDRPCVGVIGSRTCSTYGENASEMLARDLASRGITIVSGLARGIDTAAHRGAIRGNGKTVAVIGTGIDSVYPRENTGLVREILASGGCIVSQFPLGTPPLKENFPYRNRIISGLSYGVLIVEASERSGSLITARLAMEQNREVMAVPGNITSGNSFGTNYLIKSGAKLVQQWQDVVSELPSEIAATILPPKIKKAKAEEAVRQPELIPADMSENERAIWTLLTADEGTHIDILLESSKLSFGDLNTALVAMDIRDLIRVLPGKHYARRI, encoded by the coding sequence ATGAAGGAATGGATCGCACTCAATATGACACCCGGCGTCGGCCCACGGGCGGCGACCAAACTGCTTGAGCGATTTGGCTCCCCGGGAGCGGTTTTTCACGCTCGCAGGACGGAACTCGAATCTCTCCGCATCAAGCCTGAAACTATCGATAGCCTGATCAAACGAGAATTGGAAGCTCGAGCTGAACAGGAACTCGAGCGGGTCAAAGCTCTCGACGGCGACATTTTGATCCTCGATGACGGCAGTTATCCTGCGTTGCTCCGCGAGATCGACGACCCGCCGATCGTGTTGTACGTAAAGGGTGATTGGCAAGGATGTTTTGACCGACCTTGTGTCGGCGTGATCGGTTCACGGACTTGCTCCACCTATGGCGAGAATGCGTCAGAAATGCTGGCTCGCGACCTAGCGTCACGCGGTATTACTATTGTCTCCGGCCTGGCACGCGGCATCGACACCGCCGCTCATCGGGGAGCGATCCGCGGAAATGGCAAGACAGTGGCAGTCATAGGCACCGGGATCGACAGCGTTTATCCACGCGAAAATACCGGCCTGGTTCGTGAAATACTCGCGTCCGGCGGTTGCATCGTCTCACAATTCCCGCTTGGCACACCGCCACTAAAAGAAAATTTTCCATACAGAAACCGGATCATTAGCGGGCTCAGCTATGGAGTGCTGATCGTCGAGGCGTCAGAACGCAGCGGTTCTCTGATCACCGCGCGACTCGCGATGGAGCAAAATCGCGAAGTAATGGCGGTTCCCGGTAATATCACATCGGGAAACTCGTTCGGTACAAACTATCTGATAAAGAGCGGAGCTAAACTCGTGCAGCAGTGGCAGGACGTAGTTTCCGAGTTGCCGTCGGAGATCGCCGCCACGATCTTGCCGCCAAAGATCAAAAAGGCAAAGGCCGAAGAAGCCGTCCGTCAACCCGAACTCATTCCGGCTGATATGAGTGAGAACGAACGTGCGATTTGGACGCTGCTGACGGCCGATGAGGGAACGCATATCGACATCCTGCTTGAATCCAGCAAACTATCATTTGGCGACCTCAATACCGCTCTCGTCGCTATGGACATCCGCGATCTGATCCGCGTTTTACCGGGCAAACATTATGCCCGAAGGATATGA
- a CDS encoding YkgJ family cysteine cluster protein: MKKPIQITRFQKAEFLDLVRQLDRENENKIFEPQLPLDRLSKRVSESVTLPAKEPAPECTTCGVCCDALLIVPITKAASERFSEFWDIVPDETAPDTVIERVLPRDTESGRCIHLAGKLGSDISCRIYADRPTPCRDFEVGSDRCHGYRRLYGFENPLSRSAVKAALRHIESTKTDVITYSAIVVESTGWRAACSGEPSGGVTTVPVTYLRVAVIVDDREDDVIALHSYEVSEEEWCESDFLGLTIEEAESLIKTKVCQD, encoded by the coding sequence GTGAAAAAGCCGATACAAATCACACGTTTTCAAAAGGCGGAGTTTCTCGACCTGGTTCGCCAACTGGATCGCGAGAATGAAAATAAGATCTTTGAACCGCAACTTCCGCTCGATAGATTATCCAAGAGAGTATCGGAGAGTGTGACGCTCCCGGCGAAAGAACCTGCTCCGGAATGCACGACCTGCGGAGTTTGTTGCGATGCTCTGCTGATAGTACCGATCACAAAAGCTGCATCTGAGCGATTTTCGGAATTCTGGGATATCGTCCCGGACGAAACCGCACCGGACACCGTGATCGAGCGCGTACTACCCCGCGATACTGAAAGCGGCAGGTGTATCCATCTGGCCGGCAAACTCGGTAGCGATATAAGTTGTCGGATCTATGCAGATCGACCTACCCCGTGCCGCGATTTTGAAGTGGGCAGCGACCGTTGTCACGGGTACCGGCGACTGTATGGGTTCGAAAATCCGTTGAGTCGGTCAGCTGTAAAGGCGGCCTTGAGGCACATTGAATCCACAAAAACCGATGTTATTACCTATTCGGCAATAGTTGTGGAATCAACAGGTTGGAGAGCGGCGTGCTCAGGCGAACCGTCCGGTGGTGTAACGACGGTTCCGGTGACTTACCTGCGGGTTGCGGTAATAGTTGATGATCGCGAAGATGACGTGATCGCCCTGCACAGTTACGAAGTGTCAGAAGAAGAGTGGTGTGAAAGTGATTTCTTAGGATTAACCATTGAAGAGGCAGAAAGCCTCATCAAAACAAAGGTTTGCCAAGATTAG
- the topA gene encoding type I DNA topoisomerase has protein sequence MSKNLLIVESPAKAKTIEKILGKDFQVNSCYGHIRDLEKAGMGIDVENDFHPRYIIPDDKKKVVNELKSLAKKSDEVWLATDEDREGEAISWHLCEVLGLDPRSTKRIVFHEITKPAIEAAVKNPRTVNMNLVMAQQARRVLDRIVGFELSPVLWRKISTSNKNLSAGRVQSVAVRLIADREREINAFQQVSHFKIEGLFIADDITGKSVTFKAEGRKQDSAEDAETFLVGCTGASYKVTDVRVKPGKRSPAPPFTTSTLQQEASRKLGYGVAKTMQIAQKLYENGHISYMRTDSVSLSTTALDDITQTVRSLYGERYHQFRKFKNKNESAQEAHEAIRPTYTSKATINDVEWQKLYELIWKRTMASQMADAELEKTTVNIEISTNKEELTASGEVLKFDGFLKVYREDKDEDEQEESTGGLLPPMTVGQALPLSELRATERFSRAQPRYTEASLVKKLEELGIGRPSTYAPTISTIQKREYVEKRDKDGTPRAHRILVLKNDSISKREEFENTGAEKAKLFPTDLGLVVTDFLKQHFDDIMDYGFTAKIEGEFDEVAGGKLKWNDMLEEFYGPFKKDVDNTIETAERVKGERVLGTDPESGKPVVARMARYGPIIQIGSVSEEEKPRFAKVPTGQSIETITFDEALTLFKLQTAMGSYDGKELSVSVGRFGPYVKWGDEFVSIPRGIDLGTVDTEKAIEFIKAKQEADAPVGEYDSKPITKGTGRFGPFIKWDGLFINVPRRYDLENLTQAEMNELIEAKVSKEANRYIQRWEDEKISVENARWGPVIKFGKKIISVPRKADGTRSTADEAAVLTLEQVKKLIEAEVPDAFKKKAKPAAKKTGAKKTAKKNGR, from the coding sequence ATGTCAAAGAATTTGTTAATCGTTGAAAGCCCTGCCAAAGCAAAGACCATTGAAAAGATCCTCGGAAAGGATTTTCAGGTAAATAGCTGCTATGGCCATATTCGTGACCTTGAAAAAGCCGGGATGGGCATCGACGTCGAAAATGATTTTCATCCCCGCTATATTATTCCGGATGATAAGAAAAAGGTCGTGAATGAACTGAAGTCGTTGGCAAAAAAATCTGATGAAGTGTGGCTTGCAACTGACGAAGACCGTGAGGGAGAAGCAATTAGCTGGCATTTGTGTGAGGTGCTGGGGTTAGACCCAAGATCTACCAAGCGGATCGTATTTCACGAGATTACCAAACCTGCAATAGAAGCGGCAGTAAAGAATCCACGCACCGTGAATATGAACTTGGTAATGGCGCAGCAAGCGCGGCGCGTGTTGGATCGCATCGTCGGGTTCGAATTAAGCCCGGTGCTCTGGCGTAAGATCAGTACAAGCAATAAAAACCTGAGTGCCGGCCGTGTGCAGAGTGTCGCGGTACGCCTCATTGCTGACCGAGAACGCGAGATCAATGCCTTTCAACAAGTAAGCCATTTCAAAATTGAAGGATTATTCATTGCCGATGATATAACCGGAAAATCTGTCACATTTAAAGCGGAAGGCAGAAAACAGGACAGTGCCGAAGATGCAGAAACATTTTTAGTTGGATGCACCGGCGCGAGTTATAAAGTTACCGACGTACGGGTTAAGCCGGGCAAACGTTCACCGGCCCCGCCATTCACCACTTCAACCCTGCAACAGGAGGCGTCGAGGAAACTTGGTTACGGTGTGGCTAAAACGATGCAGATCGCTCAGAAGCTGTATGAAAATGGTCATATCTCGTATATGCGAACAGATAGCGTAAGCCTAAGCACCACAGCACTAGACGACATTACTCAAACTGTGAGAAGCCTTTACGGCGAAAGATATCACCAGTTTCGCAAATTCAAAAATAAAAACGAATCTGCTCAGGAAGCACACGAGGCGATCCGCCCAACCTACACCAGTAAGGCAACGATCAACGATGTAGAATGGCAAAAGTTATACGAACTGATCTGGAAGCGAACGATGGCGTCGCAGATGGCCGACGCTGAGTTGGAAAAAACTACTGTCAACATCGAGATCTCCACCAACAAAGAAGAATTAACGGCGTCAGGTGAAGTATTAAAATTCGACGGATTTCTGAAAGTGTATCGAGAAGATAAAGACGAGGACGAACAGGAAGAATCAACCGGAGGCCTGTTGCCGCCGATGACCGTCGGACAGGCTTTGCCGCTGTCTGAACTCAGGGCAACGGAACGATTCAGCCGTGCCCAGCCGAGATATACCGAAGCATCTCTAGTAAAAAAATTAGAAGAGCTTGGCATCGGGCGACCTTCTACTTATGCACCAACGATCTCTACTATCCAAAAGAGAGAATACGTAGAAAAGAGAGATAAAGACGGTACGCCAAGGGCTCACAGGATATTGGTATTGAAAAACGATTCCATCAGCAAAAGAGAAGAATTTGAAAATACAGGTGCAGAAAAAGCAAAACTCTTCCCGACGGATCTAGGGTTAGTGGTGACGGACTTTCTGAAACAGCATTTCGACGACATTATGGATTATGGCTTTACTGCCAAGATCGAGGGAGAGTTCGACGAGGTAGCAGGCGGCAAATTGAAGTGGAACGACATGCTTGAGGAGTTTTACGGCCCCTTCAAAAAGGATGTCGACAACACCATCGAAACTGCCGAGCGTGTAAAGGGCGAAAGAGTTCTGGGAACTGACCCCGAGAGCGGAAAACCAGTGGTCGCGCGTATGGCGCGCTATGGTCCGATCATACAGATCGGGAGCGTCTCTGAAGAGGAGAAGCCGCGATTTGCAAAAGTCCCGACAGGACAGAGCATTGAGACGATAACTTTTGATGAAGCTCTGACCTTGTTTAAGTTGCAGACGGCGATGGGCAGTTATGACGGCAAAGAATTGTCGGTAAGCGTGGGTCGCTTCGGGCCTTACGTAAAGTGGGGTGATGAGTTTGTGTCGATACCCCGCGGCATCGACCTTGGAACGGTTGATACGGAAAAAGCGATCGAATTTATAAAAGCCAAACAGGAGGCGGATGCTCCGGTTGGTGAATATGATAGTAAACCTATCACAAAAGGGACGGGGCGTTTCGGGCCGTTTATAAAATGGGACGGTCTGTTTATCAACGTGCCGCGTCGATATGACCTTGAGAATCTGACCCAGGCCGAGATGAACGAACTTATCGAGGCAAAGGTCAGCAAAGAAGCCAACCGCTATATCCAACGTTGGGAAGATGAGAAAATATCGGTCGAAAATGCCCGTTGGGGACCTGTCATCAAATTCGGCAAAAAGATAATTTCAGTGCCAAGAAAAGCTGATGGAACACGCTCTACAGCAGACGAGGCGGCAGTTCTGACACTTGAACAGGTTAAAAAACTTATTGAAGCTGAAGTCCCGGACGCATTTAAGAAGAAGGCAAAGCCTGCAGCTAAAAAGACAGGTGCTAAGAAAACTGCGAAGAAGAATGGTCGATGA
- a CDS encoding M20/M25/M40 family metallo-hydrolase: MLRRKIVGVFVIYAFLLPTLALGQSSPKVYEAPKEVLDKIKEEGTKNSQIMQTLGYMSDVIGPRLTASPGAKRANDWTRDTLAKWGLQNAHLESWGPFGRGWTLKRFTAMVDGPTAFPLIAYPKAWSPGTDTLVPAPTVDPKAKNKSQPAAANPHTSYTGEVVRFNAQNAAELEQYKGKLKGKIVLIGPIRELKAWMEAPGKRFTDTELLNMADAPDPATIRRAAGGPGGNPNFAQMMQFNSARMRFLVDEGAAILVDSARGDGGTMFVQGATAVQPPPAAPGSPANPQVRVWDKGANVPIQVSASTEHFNRVARMIDAGEKVTMTINLAVDYQDADPNGYNTLAEIPGTDKADEVVMLGGHLDSWHGGTGATDNAAGCAVMMEAVRIIQALGLKPRRTIRIGLWTGEEQGLYGSRAYVKQHLGYLGDGTTPAFGGGGGGRATTPQPLTKLAEYDKLSAYFNIDNGTGKIRGVYMQGNEGVRPFFRNWLSPFKDPKWYDASKPLDMSASTLTLENTGGTDHLSFDGIGLPGFQFIQDAVEYDTRTHHSNQDVLDRIQPDDVKQMAIIVATFVYQAAMMDDKMPRKR; the protein is encoded by the coding sequence ATGCTACGACGCAAGATTGTAGGTGTATTTGTAATTTACGCCTTTTTGCTGCCGACGCTCGCTCTAGGGCAATCTTCACCGAAAGTCTATGAAGCACCGAAAGAGGTGCTTGATAAGATCAAAGAAGAAGGAACAAAGAATTCGCAGATAATGCAGACCCTCGGTTATATGTCCGATGTGATCGGACCGCGATTAACCGCATCGCCGGGTGCAAAGCGTGCCAACGATTGGACGCGCGACACGCTTGCAAAATGGGGCTTGCAGAATGCTCATCTCGAATCGTGGGGACCATTCGGTCGCGGCTGGACGCTCAAGCGATTTACGGCTATGGTCGATGGACCGACCGCATTTCCGTTGATCGCGTACCCAAAGGCGTGGTCACCCGGCACTGATACGTTGGTTCCGGCACCCACGGTCGATCCGAAAGCAAAAAACAAATCTCAACCTGCGGCCGCAAATCCGCATACTTCATACACGGGCGAGGTCGTTCGTTTCAACGCTCAAAACGCGGCCGAACTCGAACAGTATAAGGGCAAGCTGAAAGGCAAGATCGTATTGATCGGCCCGATCCGTGAGTTAAAAGCCTGGATGGAAGCGCCCGGCAAACGATTTACCGACACGGAACTTCTTAATATGGCAGACGCCCCCGATCCGGCAACAATCCGTCGGGCGGCAGGCGGTCCCGGCGGCAATCCGAACTTTGCTCAAATGATGCAGTTCAATTCGGCGAGGATGCGTTTTCTGGTCGATGAGGGTGCGGCGATTCTGGTCGACTCAGCACGCGGTGACGGCGGCACGATGTTTGTTCAGGGTGCGACGGCAGTTCAACCGCCACCTGCCGCCCCGGGATCACCGGCCAATCCGCAGGTTCGCGTTTGGGACAAGGGTGCAAATGTACCTATCCAAGTGAGTGCTTCAACCGAACATTTCAACCGCGTTGCGAGAATGATCGATGCCGGCGAAAAGGTAACGATGACGATAAATCTCGCCGTTGACTACCAGGATGCGGACCCCAATGGATACAATACGCTCGCTGAGATCCCCGGAACGGACAAGGCCGACGAAGTCGTAATGCTCGGAGGTCATCTTGACTCGTGGCACGGCGGAACCGGTGCGACCGATAATGCGGCCGGCTGTGCTGTGATGATGGAAGCAGTCCGCATCATCCAGGCACTTGGACTCAAGCCGCGTCGGACGATCCGTATCGGATTATGGACGGGCGAGGAGCAGGGCCTATACGGTTCACGTGCCTATGTCAAGCAACACCTTGGCTACCTCGGTGACGGCACGACGCCAGCATTCGGCGGCGGCGGCGGCGGACGAGCGACCACCCCACAACCGCTAACGAAATTGGCTGAATATGACAAACTTTCGGCTTACTTCAATATCGACAACGGTACGGGCAAGATCCGTGGCGTGTATATGCAGGGTAATGAGGGTGTCCGGCCTTTCTTTCGAAATTGGCTTTCGCCTTTCAAAGACCCCAAATGGTACGATGCCTCAAAGCCGCTCGATATGAGTGCGAGTACGCTGACGCTTGAAAATACGGGCGGCACTGACCACCTCAGCTTTGACGGGATCGGGTTGCCGGGCTTTCAGTTCATACAGGATGCGGTCGAGTATGACACTCGCACACATCACTCAAATCAGGATGTGCTTGACCGCATCCAACCGGATGATGTTAAGCAAATGGCGATCATCGTGGCGACATTTGTCTATCAGGCCGCGATGATGGACGACAAAATGCCGCGAAAGCGATAA